Proteins from a genomic interval of bacterium:
- the rplM gene encoding 50S ribosomal protein L13 — MRTMMASPKEPGRWFVVDAKDQILGRLASRIASVLRGKARPTFTPYVGGDHVIVVNADKIRLTGRKAEQKKYFHHSGYPSGLRTTVAGDMLKRHPETVIREAVRGMLPKTPLGRECLRKMRVYRGTEHRHAAQQPAVLDPRPERERDA; from the coding sequence ATGCGAACGATGATGGCCTCCCCCAAGGAGCCGGGCCGGTGGTTTGTCGTAGACGCCAAGGATCAGATCCTTGGGCGGCTGGCCAGCCGGATCGCGTCGGTCCTCCGGGGCAAGGCGCGCCCGACGTTTACCCCGTACGTGGGGGGGGATCACGTCATTGTCGTAAACGCCGACAAGATCCGCCTGACCGGGCGGAAGGCCGAGCAGAAGAAATATTTTCACCATTCCGGGTATCCTAGCGGGCTCCGCACGACCGTCGCCGGGGATATGCTGAAGCGCCACCCGGAGACCGTCATTCGGGAGGCCGTTCGGGGGATGCTGCCGAAGACCCCGCTGGGGCGGGAGTGCCTGCGGAAGATGCGGGTGTACCGGGGCACGGAACACCGCCACGCCGCCCAGCAGCCGGCGGTGCTCGATCCGCGGCCAGAGCGGGAGCGTGACGCGTGA
- the rpsI gene encoding 30S ribosomal protein S9, with the protein MEGTAPIMTSGSRKEAIARVRMIPGTGSIVVNGRPAEQYFPKGPVQTVIRQPLVVANAEGRFDIVAHVTGGGVHGQAGAVRHGIARALLAFDAELRSPLRKAGFLTRDPRTKERKKYGHKRARKGFQYSKR; encoded by the coding sequence ATGGAAGGGACAGCTCCGATCATGACCTCCGGGAGCCGGAAGGAAGCGATCGCCCGGGTCCGGATGATCCCCGGAACCGGCAGCATCGTCGTGAACGGCCGCCCGGCCGAGCAATACTTCCCGAAGGGGCCCGTGCAAACGGTGATCCGACAGCCCTTGGTCGTCGCCAACGCCGAGGGACGGTTCGATATCGTCGCCCACGTCACCGGCGGGGGCGTGCACGGGCAGGCCGGGGCGGTGCGCCACGGCATCGCGCGCGCGCTGCTGGCGTTCGACGCCGAACTTCGCTCCCCGCTCCGGAAGGCCGGGTTCTTGACCCGGGATCCGCGCACCAAGGAACGGAAGAAGTACGGTCACAAGCGGGCACGGAAGGGCTTCCAGTACTCGAAGCGGTAG
- the argF gene encoding ornithine carbamoyltransferase: MPTVRGRDYLSVRDLDPDELRGILERAVELKAQVRAGAHTPVLRGKTLALVFEKPSLRTRTTFETGMFQLGGNAVYLGPHDIQMGTRETPADVARNLDRWVDAIAARTFAQGTVETLAEHAHIPVINALSDWEHPCQALAALLTIRERFGRLEGVRLAWVGDGNNTLRSLIYGGARLGMSIVIATPGAYRLDAETVRWGQAAAKASGGALAAIEDPVAAVREADVIYTDVWTSMGQESSAAARREVFQRFQVNAALLAHAPAHTVVTHCLPAHRGEEITDEVLDGPRSVTFDEAENRLHTQKALLAEVL, translated from the coding sequence ATGCCGACCGTGCGCGGGCGTGATTACTTGAGCGTCCGGGATCTCGACCCCGACGAGCTGCGCGGCATCCTCGAGCGCGCCGTGGAGCTCAAAGCCCAGGTTCGGGCCGGAGCCCACACCCCGGTCCTCCGCGGAAAAACCCTGGCCCTTGTGTTCGAAAAGCCGTCGCTCAGGACCCGGACCACGTTCGAGACGGGAATGTTCCAGCTGGGGGGGAACGCGGTCTACCTCGGACCGCACGATATTCAGATGGGAACCCGTGAGACCCCCGCCGACGTCGCGCGCAACCTCGACCGGTGGGTGGACGCGATCGCCGCCCGAACATTCGCCCAGGGGACCGTTGAGACGCTCGCTGAGCACGCCCACATTCCCGTGATCAACGCGCTTTCCGATTGGGAGCATCCCTGTCAGGCGCTCGCCGCCCTGCTGACGATCCGGGAGCGGTTTGGCCGGCTGGAGGGAGTCCGACTTGCCTGGGTGGGGGATGGGAACAACACCCTCCGGTCCCTCATCTACGGAGGGGCGAGGCTCGGGATGTCGATCGTGATTGCCACCCCTGGGGCGTACCGCCTGGATGCCGAGACGGTCCGCTGGGGGCAGGCCGCGGCCAAGGCGTCGGGGGGCGCGCTCGCCGCGATCGAGGATCCCGTCGCCGCCGTGCGTGAGGCCGACGTGATCTATACGGACGTGTGGACCAGCATGGGGCAGGAGTCCTCTGCGGCCGCCCGGCGCGAGGTGTTTCAGCGCTTCCAGGTGAACGCCGCCCTTCTGGCGCATGCGCCGGCCCACACCGTGGTGACGCACTGCCTGCCGGCCCACCGCGGGGAAGAGATCACCGACGAGGTGCTGGACGGTCCCCGGTCGGTGACCTTCGACGAGGCGGAGAACCGGCTGCATACGCAGAAAGCCCTACTGGCGGAGGTGCTCTGA
- the cdaA gene encoding diadenylate cyclase CdaA has protein sequence MPLAMPTFRPSDLVDILVVTFIIFQILMLVRRTRAVQLVIGLAVLFAAYVISQYLQLYTLQWLLSRVGLVVPIALLVLFQPELRRMLEQLGRGGVSLVGITTHGLDRETRIRLVNDVARAARILGSRKIGALIILERNVGLADFIETGIRVDGLATVQLLISIFFPNTPLHDGALIIRGNRVVAAGCLLPLTERPGLSRALGTRHRAALGITEETDAVAVVVSEETGTISLAREGRLTRGLTEEELKVTLLALTVPQPIRMPGFRVPAVRVPMSVRVPGIWQWARRRGE, from the coding sequence ATGCCCCTGGCGATGCCGACGTTCCGGCCATCGGATCTGGTCGACATCCTCGTCGTCACCTTCATCATCTTTCAGATCCTCATGCTCGTGCGCCGGACCCGCGCGGTGCAGCTGGTCATCGGGCTGGCGGTGCTGTTCGCCGCCTATGTGATCAGCCAGTACCTGCAGCTGTACACGCTGCAGTGGCTCCTCAGCCGGGTCGGCCTGGTGGTGCCGATCGCCCTCCTCGTGCTGTTCCAGCCCGAACTTCGCCGGATGCTCGAGCAGTTGGGTCGGGGCGGGGTGTCGCTCGTCGGGATCACCACCCACGGGCTCGATCGCGAAACGCGGATCCGCCTCGTGAACGATGTCGCGCGGGCGGCGCGGATCCTCGGCTCGCGGAAGATCGGCGCCCTGATCATTCTGGAACGAAATGTCGGACTGGCGGATTTTATCGAAACCGGGATTCGGGTGGACGGGCTCGCCACGGTTCAGTTGCTGATCAGCATCTTTTTCCCGAACACCCCCCTGCACGACGGCGCCCTGATCATCCGCGGCAACCGCGTCGTTGCCGCCGGCTGTCTCCTCCCGCTGACCGAGCGGCCCGGGCTCAGCCGGGCGCTTGGCACGCGCCACCGGGCAGCGCTCGGGATCACCGAGGAAACCGATGCGGTCGCCGTGGTCGTGTCGGAGGAGACCGGGACGATCTCACTGGCGCGGGAGGGCCGCCTGACCCGCGGCCTGACCGAGGAGGAGCTCAAAGTGACGCTCCTCGCCCTCACCGTTCCCCAGCCGATACGCATGCCCGGGTTTCGGGTTCCCGCCGTACGCGTCCCGATGTCCGTCCGGGTTCCGGGAATCTGGCAGTGGGCCAGGCGTCGAGGCGAATGA